From one Microbulbifer sp. A4B17 genomic stretch:
- a CDS encoding triacylglycerol lipase, with the protein MKIFALTIATLLTMLSASAHSACVILLHGLAKSDGSMEKLSKAIEAEGFKTINVDYPSTKHSIETLASMAIAPAVEQCGSAKEINFVTHSMGGILVRQYLHSAEIENLNRVVMLGPPNKGSEVVDKLGSFPGFKFMFGNAGLQLGTGEMSVPNKLGNANFDVGIIAGTRSINLILSRLIPETDDGKVSVSSTKLDGMNDHLQMPVTHVFMMKDKKVISQVIHYLKYGFFHRAGNQASN; encoded by the coding sequence ATGAAAATTTTCGCCCTTACAATTGCCACCCTATTAACAATGCTATCAGCAAGCGCTCACTCCGCTTGTGTGATTTTATTGCATGGACTGGCCAAGTCTGACGGCTCAATGGAAAAGCTATCAAAGGCCATAGAGGCAGAGGGCTTCAAAACAATTAATGTTGATTACCCCTCCACCAAGCATTCTATTGAGACCCTGGCCAGCATGGCCATAGCTCCCGCTGTTGAGCAGTGCGGCAGCGCCAAGGAAATTAATTTTGTCACCCACTCCATGGGTGGGATTCTTGTGCGGCAATATCTACACTCAGCAGAAATAGAAAACCTAAACCGCGTTGTTATGCTGGGACCACCCAATAAAGGCAGCGAAGTGGTTGATAAACTGGGATCATTTCCAGGCTTTAAGTTTATGTTTGGCAATGCCGGGCTACAGCTTGGTACCGGCGAAATGAGCGTTCCCAATAAGCTTGGTAACGCAAATTTTGATGTAGGTATTATTGCCGGCACTCGCAGCATCAATCTGATTCTATCCCGCCTTATTCCAGAAACCGATGATGGTAAAGTCTCCGTATCCAGCACAAAACTGGACGGTATGAATGATCACCTGCAAATGCCCGTGACCCATGTATTTATGATGAAAGATAAAAAAGTTATCTCGCAAGTTATCCATTACCTGAAGTATGGATTCTTTCATAGAGCCGGCAATCAGGCATCCAATTAA
- a CDS encoding PH domain-containing protein produces MPTIAFKAPWSRQLQIISAICTLLLLGLPLFLASRAPASPSTLYSIAIVLPPAILALSAFFAIRGYAIKNGNLLILRPGWKTTIPLEGLSEVSPDPEAMQGSVRIFGNSGLFGYIGLFQNQKLGRYRAFATDQQKAVVLRLPAQTIVITPDRPERAADILRQHCQVQSKSS; encoded by the coding sequence ATGCCGACAATTGCGTTTAAAGCACCATGGAGCCGCCAACTCCAAATTATCAGTGCCATATGCACGTTACTTCTTCTGGGGCTGCCGCTATTCCTTGCATCAAGAGCACCAGCCTCTCCATCTACCCTCTATAGCATCGCCATAGTTCTACCACCGGCAATATTGGCCCTCAGCGCCTTTTTTGCCATCCGTGGTTATGCGATCAAGAATGGCAACCTCTTGATATTACGTCCTGGCTGGAAAACAACTATCCCCCTGGAGGGCCTATCAGAGGTATCCCCTGACCCAGAAGCCATGCAAGGATCAGTCCGCATATTTGGCAATTCAGGCCTGTTCGGCTACATAGGCTTGTTCCAAAACCAGAAGCTGGGGCGCTATCGTGCATTTGCTACCGATCAACAGAAGGCTGTTGTTTTACGCTTGCCTGCACAGACCATAGTAATCACTCCCGACAGGCCTGAGCGGGCAGCGGACATCCTGCGGCAACACTGCCAAGTACAATCCAAATCCAGTTAA
- a CDS encoding patatin family protein has product MEDCILVNESSQSALVVEGGAMRGIFAAGVLDAFLEAGYRPFDFAIGVSAGSTNLIGYLAGDHGRSRQILMDHARRADFIDWRRYLRGGHFCDVSWLWHASYQDIPLNVDRYVENRVPLYAVTTSINTGEARYLKVTPENMHQVFPASCAIPVVYREFPEVDGEPMTDGGLADSIPIIRAYQQGARDITVILSRPLGYRKLKGPAPKFIKQFFRDHARLFEAVLERGEKYNRALEFIEVPPEGCRVSVIAPPDNFPVKRFTQEAELLEEGYECGRARGRNFIHELPRRTE; this is encoded by the coding sequence ATGGAAGACTGTATTTTGGTTAATGAGAGTTCCCAGTCCGCGCTTGTTGTAGAGGGCGGTGCTATGCGGGGGATTTTCGCCGCAGGGGTGCTGGATGCTTTTTTGGAGGCAGGTTATCGACCTTTTGACTTCGCAATCGGTGTATCAGCAGGCTCCACAAATTTAATTGGCTATCTGGCAGGGGACCACGGAAGAAGTCGGCAAATATTAATGGACCATGCCCGCCGGGCTGACTTTATAGATTGGCGCCGGTACCTTCGAGGTGGTCATTTTTGTGATGTCAGCTGGCTATGGCATGCGTCGTACCAGGATATACCGTTGAATGTTGATCGCTATGTTGAAAATCGTGTACCGCTCTATGCCGTAACCACCAGTATTAATACTGGGGAGGCGCGGTATCTAAAAGTGACTCCGGAAAATATGCACCAGGTGTTTCCGGCTTCTTGCGCTATTCCTGTTGTTTATCGGGAGTTTCCCGAAGTTGATGGGGAGCCGATGACTGATGGAGGTCTGGCAGATTCGATACCGATAATTCGAGCCTATCAGCAAGGAGCGCGTGACATAACAGTAATTCTTTCGCGCCCTTTAGGTTACCGGAAGTTAAAGGGACCGGCGCCAAAATTTATTAAGCAGTTCTTCCGGGATCACGCCCGTTTATTTGAAGCCGTGCTGGAGAGGGGGGAGAAATATAATCGAGCGCTGGAGTTTATTGAGGTGCCGCCAGAGGGCTGCCGGGTCTCAGTTATCGCACCTCCAGACAACTTCCCAGTTAAGCGCTTTACCCAGGAGGCAGAACTGCTAGAGGAAGGTTATGAATGTGGCCGGGCCCGGGGCCGAAACTTCATACATGAGCTTCCCAGAAGAACTGAATAG
- a CDS encoding GNAT family N-acetyltransferase, whose protein sequence is MIDKTSLEASMIHRADWPIEVRLLGVLDAAALANFYERNTEHLKSWEPFREPGYHSVESWRRRIGVGDLLKFAAWEPGNNQLLGVCSLTNIIRGPFQACTMGYAVDRSFEGRGVMGRLCRNVLDYAFDTLKLNRVMANYMPCNNRSAALLESLGFVIEGRAVKYLKINGCWEDHILTAKLNPKPIDI, encoded by the coding sequence TTGATTGATAAAACTTCTCTTGAGGCTTCAATGATCCATCGAGCAGATTGGCCAATAGAGGTACGTTTGTTAGGTGTTCTGGATGCGGCGGCCTTAGCAAACTTTTACGAGCGAAATACCGAGCATTTGAAATCCTGGGAGCCGTTTCGTGAGCCTGGATATCACAGCGTAGAGTCCTGGCGTCGCCGGATCGGTGTCGGAGATCTTCTTAAGTTTGCGGCCTGGGAGCCAGGAAATAATCAATTGCTCGGGGTTTGCTCCTTGACGAATATCATTCGCGGACCCTTTCAGGCCTGTACCATGGGTTATGCGGTTGATCGAAGTTTTGAAGGGCGGGGAGTGATGGGGCGGCTGTGTCGCAATGTGCTCGATTATGCATTCGACACCTTAAAGCTGAACCGGGTGATGGCTAATTACATGCCCTGTAATAACAGGTCGGCAGCTCTATTGGAATCCCTGGGCTTTGTCATTGAGGGTAGGGCAGTGAAGTACCTGAAAATTAATGGGTGCTGGGAAGATCATATTCTGACGGCCAAGTTAAACCCCAAGCCCATAGATATTTAA
- a CDS encoding GFA family protein, with product MNGKCLCGGVEFQLEEPIPNLYQCHCSLCRKLSGSASDTAMFIGRDQFRWVRGLDRISSFRTATGYRSDFCSGCGSTVPHLMSNTTHFWVPAGLLEGDIDGKVVAHLYTESKASWDDISGEAECFKEMPEQESLMKLLHGGKEKVEGELEKSSAASAEV from the coding sequence ATGAATGGGAAGTGCCTGTGTGGTGGGGTTGAGTTTCAGTTGGAAGAGCCAATACCAAACCTCTACCAGTGCCATTGTTCACTTTGCCGCAAATTAAGTGGTTCTGCCTCGGATACCGCCATGTTTATTGGCAGAGATCAGTTTCGATGGGTCCGTGGATTGGATCGTATCTCTTCATTTCGAACAGCTACAGGTTATCGTTCTGACTTTTGCAGTGGATGTGGCAGCACAGTTCCCCATCTGATGAGTAATACAACGCACTTTTGGGTGCCGGCAGGATTGCTGGAGGGGGATATAGATGGGAAAGTCGTGGCTCACCTATATACAGAGTCCAAAGCATCCTGGGATGATATTTCTGGTGAGGCGGAATGCTTCAAGGAAATGCCAGAACAGGAAAGCTTGATGAAGTTGCTGCATGGAGGCAAAGAAAAAGTGGAGGGTGAGCTGGAGAAAAGTTCGGCGGCCTCAGCTGAAGTCTAA
- a CDS encoding cytochrome c-type biogenesis protein: MIQKTWLAQLALAFGMFCLSIAAHAVVETQKLSSPELDERYRVLIEEMRCPKCQNQNLADSDASISSDLRREIRRLLEEGFTDQEIVDYMVARYGDFVLYRPPVQKNTLILWLAPGVFAVFGLLALIVIVMRSKSGTGARQDDGSGELTDDERRRLKQLLGDGAVDEGNSGKEGK, encoded by the coding sequence GTGATACAGAAGACCTGGCTGGCCCAACTTGCACTGGCATTCGGTATGTTTTGCCTGTCCATTGCTGCACACGCGGTAGTTGAGACACAAAAATTGTCCTCTCCCGAGCTGGATGAAAGGTATCGCGTGCTTATAGAAGAGATGCGCTGCCCCAAATGTCAAAACCAGAATTTAGCAGACTCCGATGCTTCGATTTCCTCGGACTTGCGCCGTGAAATCCGCCGTTTACTGGAAGAGGGGTTCACGGACCAGGAAATCGTGGACTACATGGTGGCCCGCTATGGGGATTTTGTGCTCTACCGCCCACCAGTTCAGAAAAATACCTTGATCCTGTGGTTGGCTCCGGGAGTCTTTGCTGTTTTCGGGCTTCTGGCCTTGATTGTGATCGTGATGCGCTCAAAAAGTGGTACCGGGGCTCGCCAGGATGATGGCAGTGGGGAACTCACTGATGATGAGCGGCGTCGATTAAAGCAGTTGTTGGGAGATGGAGCTGTAGATGAAGGTAATAGCGGGAAGGAAGGTAAATGA
- the ccmI gene encoding c-type cytochrome biogenesis protein CcmI, producing the protein MIDIWFGVALLLLLVAFVFLIPALRAAGRRRSGNSKQEAMAALYRERRKELRAAVQSGAMDEKQFAQLEADLARELLAAQQESQSGEARQGGGRLLIGLAVLVPAIAAAAYGFSDRPSEVALYRDMVASQGGHTSSEEEAKITRQLQERAKTHPDDLSSRYILAQRLLMNGDLAGAVDSYRYVVDREPQAANVKAELAQALFFAGGSKITDEIRSLIEQVLQVQPSNGTVLGLAGIASFEDGNYRKARQHWQLALSQLPPGSAAAEALQAGVVRAESALADSGEVVAVQAKAETKDKGPQIRVQVTLGEGVEAPESTPVFIYARSAASPMPLAIVRLTAGQLPAEVVLDESRAMMPGSSIATVDSVQLVARLAIKGDARPAPGDWQGMISELPKSRWSETQSIAIDSQL; encoded by the coding sequence ATGATTGATATCTGGTTTGGTGTAGCCCTACTGCTACTGTTGGTAGCTTTTGTATTTCTGATCCCAGCTTTGAGAGCTGCAGGCAGGCGTCGCAGCGGTAATAGCAAGCAAGAGGCTATGGCAGCGCTCTACCGTGAGCGGAGAAAAGAACTCCGCGCTGCGGTGCAGAGCGGTGCGATGGATGAAAAGCAGTTTGCCCAGCTGGAGGCAGATCTTGCTCGAGAACTGTTGGCTGCTCAGCAGGAGAGTCAATCTGGTGAAGCCAGACAGGGTGGCGGCCGACTGCTAATCGGGCTGGCGGTTTTGGTGCCGGCAATTGCAGCGGCTGCCTACGGGTTTTCCGACCGACCGTCCGAAGTAGCTTTGTATCGCGATATGGTGGCGAGCCAAGGTGGGCACACCTCTTCGGAAGAAGAGGCAAAAATCACCCGTCAGTTGCAAGAGCGGGCTAAAACTCACCCAGATGATCTCAGCAGTCGCTACATATTGGCGCAGCGGCTCCTGATGAATGGTGATTTGGCTGGAGCGGTAGACTCATACCGCTACGTTGTTGATCGCGAGCCCCAGGCGGCCAATGTAAAAGCTGAGCTGGCGCAAGCGCTGTTTTTTGCAGGTGGTTCCAAGATTACCGATGAAATCCGCTCCTTGATCGAACAAGTATTACAGGTGCAGCCATCCAATGGCACTGTGCTGGGTCTGGCAGGTATTGCCTCTTTTGAAGATGGAAACTATCGCAAGGCTCGCCAGCACTGGCAGTTAGCGCTTAGCCAGCTGCCCCCAGGGTCTGCGGCTGCAGAGGCGCTTCAGGCCGGCGTTGTCCGGGCCGAAAGCGCTTTGGCAGACAGCGGTGAAGTTGTAGCGGTGCAGGCTAAGGCAGAAACCAAAGATAAAGGCCCGCAGATTCGAGTTCAGGTCACTTTGGGGGAGGGGGTCGAAGCTCCAGAATCTACTCCGGTGTTTATCTATGCGCGCAGTGCTGCGAGCCCGATGCCACTGGCTATCGTGCGCCTCACGGCAGGGCAGTTACCGGCAGAGGTTGTGCTGGATGAGTCCCGCGCAATGATGCCTGGAAGCTCTATCGCCACTGTCGACTCGGTGCAATTGGTGGCGCGACTGGCCATTAAGGGAGATGCGCGTCCGGCCCCGGGGGATTGGCAGGGAATGATTAGTGAATTGCCTAAATCCCGCTGGAGTGAGACTCAGTCAATAGCTATCGATAGTCAGCTGTAA
- the smc gene encoding chromosome segregation protein SMC, whose translation MRLKCIKLAGFKSFVDPTTVYFPTNLNSVVGPNGCGKSNTIDAVRWVMGESSAKNLRGDSMTDVIFNGSSGRKPVGQASIELVFDNSEGKLSGAYASFSEISVKRKVTREAQNTYYLNGEKCRRRDVTDLFLGTGLGPRSYAIIEQGMISKLIEAKPEELRVYIEEAAGISKYKERRRDTENRMRRTSENLERLTDIRDELDRQLSRLERQSAAAEKYSRFKEEERSHKANLQALKYRELDDQSKAKQQQIGELELTVEELVTRQVTCDTGIEQKRVGYHELSDSFNEVQGRFYAVGGDIARLEQSIAHARERSTRLHSDLAQTEQEYREAETNLEVDREKAAQFEEELEIILPDLEMVLAAEEESAAALLESEEQMRNWQNEWDQFNQGASGSRQKAEVQQSRIQHLETSGQRLLERVNKLLAEQSGLQVSDDDEETLQLNEQMAELEMQAEERREEAAERRESLDSLRVQERELATELDQLRLQLQTGRGRQASLEALQQAALGQGKAVENWLQQQALADKPRLADQIKAQPGWETAVETILGPQLQAVCVEQLESVAEGLAALESGQAVLIDNSFVNSGAKGALPSLQDMVQGPSSLSGILAGIYTAEDLTEALSRRASLQAHESIVTRDGLWLGPNWLRVNRASDAEAGVLARKQDLETLGQELALCEEQIESIAERRESLRTQTVDLERFIEQARNESDQLGRREAELRSQLSARRARAEQMNERRIRIEQEIDEVREQQELEGESLSEARLMLQEAVEAMSDDTDRRETLMARREELREALDAVRQRAREDKDRAHELAMREQSVRTQMVSLERTLQVMSEQLERLRSRRQQLQEQMEETQDPSQDFQAELEEKLGERIEVETELADARKKLEEVETGLREQEQERHKVEAALQGVRAQLEQERLAAQTLEVQRNGLVEQLRESEHDIDQLLEQLPGDLTIKQVQEGLELVAARISRLGPINLAAIDEYKQESERKNYLDRQHGDLMEALETLENAIKKIDKETRTRFKETFDQVNAGLQELFPKVFGGGNAYLELTGEDLLDTGIAIMARPPGKRNSTIHLLSGGEKALTAIALVFSIFRLNPAPFCMLDEVDAPLDDANVGRYARMVKEMSEHVQFIYITHNKIAMEMADQLLGVTMHEPGVSRLVSVNVEEAAELASA comes from the coding sequence ATGCGTCTGAAGTGCATCAAGCTAGCGGGCTTCAAGTCTTTTGTTGACCCTACCACCGTCTATTTCCCGACAAACCTCAACTCGGTGGTGGGTCCCAATGGCTGTGGTAAATCCAACACCATCGATGCGGTGCGCTGGGTAATGGGGGAATCTTCCGCAAAGAACCTGCGCGGCGATTCGATGACGGACGTTATCTTTAACGGCTCCAGTGGCCGCAAGCCCGTGGGGCAGGCCTCGATTGAGTTGGTATTTGATAACTCTGAGGGCAAGCTTTCTGGAGCCTATGCCTCTTTCTCGGAGATTTCCGTAAAGCGCAAGGTAACCCGGGAGGCACAGAACACCTATTACCTGAATGGCGAGAAGTGCCGCCGCCGCGATGTAACCGATCTCTTCTTAGGTACCGGTCTGGGCCCGCGCAGCTACGCCATTATTGAGCAGGGCATGATCTCCAAGTTGATCGAAGCCAAGCCCGAAGAGCTGCGCGTCTATATCGAAGAGGCCGCCGGTATCTCCAAATACAAGGAGCGCCGCCGGGACACCGAAAACCGGATGAGACGGACTTCTGAAAACCTTGAGCGCCTCACGGATATCCGCGATGAGCTGGATCGTCAGTTGTCCCGACTGGAGCGACAGTCCGCAGCAGCGGAAAAATACAGCCGATTTAAAGAGGAAGAGCGCAGCCACAAGGCTAACTTACAGGCGCTCAAATACCGCGAACTGGATGACCAGTCCAAGGCCAAGCAGCAGCAAATAGGTGAGCTTGAACTCACCGTTGAAGAGCTGGTTACCCGCCAGGTCACCTGTGACACTGGCATTGAGCAAAAGCGCGTGGGGTACCACGAGCTGTCTGACAGCTTTAACGAAGTCCAAGGGCGCTTCTACGCCGTCGGTGGAGATATCGCCCGCTTGGAGCAGAGCATTGCCCACGCTCGTGAGCGTTCTACTCGCCTGCATTCCGATTTGGCGCAAACCGAACAAGAATATCGCGAGGCAGAGACCAACCTCGAAGTGGATCGCGAAAAAGCGGCCCAGTTTGAGGAGGAGCTTGAGATTATTCTGCCGGACCTGGAGATGGTCTTGGCAGCAGAGGAGGAATCTGCTGCGGCGCTGCTGGAATCTGAAGAGCAGATGCGCAATTGGCAGAACGAGTGGGACCAGTTTAACCAGGGTGCCTCTGGCTCCCGTCAGAAAGCTGAGGTGCAACAATCCCGCATCCAGCACTTGGAAACTTCTGGCCAGCGGCTGCTGGAGCGGGTCAACAAACTATTGGCGGAGCAGTCCGGCCTCCAGGTCTCCGACGACGATGAAGAGACCCTGCAGCTGAACGAGCAGATGGCCGAGTTGGAAATGCAGGCTGAAGAGCGCCGCGAGGAAGCGGCAGAGCGTCGCGAGTCTCTGGATAGTCTCCGTGTGCAGGAACGGGAGCTGGCTACCGAACTCGATCAGTTGCGCTTGCAGTTGCAAACCGGGCGCGGCCGTCAGGCGTCTCTGGAAGCCTTGCAGCAAGCTGCTTTAGGGCAGGGCAAGGCAGTTGAAAATTGGCTGCAGCAGCAAGCCCTGGCTGACAAGCCCCGGCTCGCCGACCAGATTAAAGCCCAGCCCGGCTGGGAAACCGCAGTTGAAACTATCCTCGGTCCCCAGTTGCAGGCGGTATGTGTTGAGCAGCTCGAGTCCGTGGCTGAAGGATTGGCGGCACTGGAAAGCGGTCAAGCGGTTCTGATTGATAACAGTTTTGTAAATAGCGGTGCGAAGGGAGCGCTTCCTTCGCTGCAGGATATGGTTCAGGGGCCGTCCTCTCTCTCTGGCATCTTGGCGGGAATTTATACCGCAGAGGATTTGACTGAGGCGCTGTCCAGGCGCGCGAGTTTGCAAGCTCATGAGTCTATTGTGACTCGCGATGGGCTCTGGCTCGGCCCCAACTGGTTGCGAGTGAATCGCGCCAGTGATGCAGAGGCGGGGGTCCTGGCGCGCAAGCAGGATCTTGAAACCCTGGGGCAGGAGTTGGCCCTGTGTGAGGAGCAGATAGAGAGTATTGCCGAGCGACGTGAGTCCCTGCGCACGCAAACGGTCGATCTCGAGCGCTTCATCGAACAAGCTCGCAATGAGTCCGACCAGCTCGGGCGTCGCGAGGCAGAGCTGCGCAGCCAGTTGTCCGCCCGACGGGCGCGTGCGGAGCAGATGAATGAGCGCCGTATCCGAATTGAGCAGGAAATCGATGAGGTGCGTGAGCAGCAGGAGCTGGAAGGGGAGTCCCTGTCAGAAGCTCGTCTAATGCTGCAGGAAGCTGTTGAAGCGATGAGCGATGATACCGATCGTCGCGAAACGCTAATGGCACGCCGGGAGGAATTGCGCGAAGCTTTGGATGCCGTGCGCCAGCGCGCGCGGGAGGACAAGGATCGCGCCCATGAACTGGCTATGCGCGAGCAGTCAGTGCGCACCCAAATGGTGTCTCTTGAGCGCACTTTGCAGGTGATGAGCGAACAGCTGGAAAGGTTGCGCAGTCGTCGTCAGCAATTGCAGGAGCAAATGGAGGAGACCCAGGACCCCTCCCAGGATTTTCAGGCTGAGTTGGAAGAAAAACTCGGCGAGCGTATTGAGGTGGAAACGGAACTCGCCGATGCGCGCAAAAAGCTGGAAGAAGTGGAGACCGGCCTGCGTGAGCAGGAACAGGAGCGCCATAAAGTGGAGGCGGCTCTTCAGGGGGTGCGCGCCCAGCTTGAGCAGGAGCGTCTCGCTGCGCAGACTCTGGAAGTGCAACGAAACGGATTGGTAGAGCAGCTGCGTGAGAGCGAGCACGACATTGATCAGTTGCTCGAACAGTTACCTGGCGATCTGACGATTAAGCAGGTACAGGAAGGTTTGGAATTGGTAGCTGCGCGTATCTCGCGTCTCGGGCCGATTAACCTCGCCGCTATCGATGAATACAAGCAGGAATCTGAGCGCAAGAACTACCTGGATCGCCAGCATGGGGATCTGATGGAAGCGCTGGAGACCCTGGAAAATGCAATTAAGAAAATCGACAAGGAAACGAGAACCCGCTTCAAGGAAACTTTTGATCAGGTAAATGCGGGCCTGCAGGAACTCTTCCCGAAAGTTTTCGGTGGTGGTAACGCCTATCTGGAACTTACCGGTGAAGATCTGCTCGATACTGGTATTGCGATCATGGCCCGGCCACCGGGCAAGCGCAACAGCACAATCCATCTGCTCTCGGGTGGAGAAAAAGCGCTGACGGCGATCGCTTTGGTATTCTCGATTTTCCGCCTGAATCCAGCACCTTTCTGTATGCTGGATGAGGTGGATGCACCCCTTGACGATGCTAACGTTGGTCGTTACGCACGAATGGTTAAAGAAATGTCAGAACACGTTCAGTTCATCTATATTACCCACAACAAGATCGCAATGGAGATGGCGGATCAGTTGCTGGGGGTTACCATGCACG